The following coding sequences are from one Primulina eburnea isolate SZY01 chromosome 15, ASM2296580v1, whole genome shotgun sequence window:
- the LOC140813526 gene encoding uncharacterized protein isoform X2, which yields MVSKTEEEQLNRLENQVDNGGGGAWDYLCLLRKLKLRRSDKVLKHGVPILNDHKKRSALGPEEWTLYEQVCIAALDCHLLDLSKECIKVLKNKFPGSRRVGRLEAMFLEAKGLWSEAEEAYTSLLEDNQFDQVVHKRRVAIAKAQGNLSGATELLNKYLEIFMADHEAWRELAEIYVSLQMYKQAAFCYEEVILAQPTVPLYHLAYADVLYTIGGLENLQAAKKYYAATIDLTGGKNIRALFGICLCASAVGQLAKGRNKEDKESLELQALSAVALEKDYKQKSPTKLTLVSSCLRSLKVPL from the exons ATGGTGAGCAAAACAGAGGAGGAACAACTGAATAGATTGGAAAACCAAGTGGATAATGGAGGAGGTGGCGCGTGGGATTACCTCTGCCTCCTCAGAAAGCTCAAACTCCGCCGCTCTGATAAAGTCTTGAAGCACGGCGTCCCCATTCTTAACGACCACAAGAAGAGATCTGCTCTTGGCCCTGAAG AATGGACTTTATACGAGCAAGTATGCATTGCAGCCCTGGACTGCCATCTGCTTGATTTGTCAAAG GAGTGTATAAAGGTTTTAAAGAACAAGTTTCCTGGGAGTAGAAGGGTTG GTAGGCTGGAAGCAATGTTCCTTGAAGCCAAGGGGTTATGGTCAGAGGCCGAAGAGGCTTACACGAGTCTGTTAGAAGATAATCAATTCGATCAGGTTG TACACAAGAGGAGGGTGGCAATCGCGAAGGCGCAAGGCAATCTTTCTGGGGCAACTGAGTTGCTCAACAAGTATCTTGAAAT ATTCATGGCAGATCATGAGGCATGGAGGGAACTAGCTGAAATATATGTCTCTCTACAAAT GTATAAGCAAGCTGCCTTCTGCTATGAGGAAGTTATCTTAGCTCAGCCAACAGTTCCATTGTATCACCTTGCATATGCTGAT GTGCTTTATACAATTGGCGGACTTGAAAATCTTCAAGCAGCGAAGAAATATTATGCAGCTACGATAGATTTAACTGGTGGCAAGAACATTCGAGCTCTTTTTGGCATATGCCTG TGTGCTTCTGCCGTTGGGCAGCTGGCAAAAGGGCGTAACAAGGAGGATAAAGAGAGCTTGGAACTGCAAGCTCTCTCAGCTGTTGCCTTGGAGAAAGATTACAAACAGAAATCGCCTACCAAACTTACGCTTGTGAGTTCCTGTTTGAGAAGTTTGAAAGTGCCATTATGA
- the LOC140813526 gene encoding uncharacterized protein isoform X1 — translation MVSKTEEEQLNRLENQVDNGGGGAWDYLCLLRKLKLRRSDKVLKHGVPILNDHKKRSALGPEEWTLYEQVCIAALDCHLLDLSKECIKVLKNKFPGSRRVGRLEAMFLEAKGLWSEAEEAYTSLLEDNQFDQVVHKRRVAIAKAQGNLSGATELLNKYLEIFMADHEAWRELAEIYVSLQMYKQAAFCYEEVILAQPTVPLYHLAYADVLYTIGGLENLQAAKKYYAATIDLTGGKNIRALFGICLCASAVGQLAKGRNKEDKESLELQALSAVALEKDYKQKSPTKLTLVSSCLRSLKVPL, via the exons ATGGTGAGCAAAACAGAGGAGGAACAACTGAATAGATTGGAAAACCAAGTGGATAATGGAGGAGGTGGCGCGTGGGATTACCTCTGCCTCCTCAGAAAGCTCAAACTCCGCCGCTCTGATAAAGTCTTGAAGCACGGCGTCCCCATTCTTAACGACCACAAGAAGAGATCTGCTCTTGGCCCTGAAG AATGGACTTTATACGAGCAAGTATGCATTGCAGCCCTGGACTGCCATCTGCTTGATTTGTCAAAG GAGTGTATAAAGGTTTTAAAGAACAAGTTTCCTGGGAGTAGAAGGGTTG GTAGGCTGGAAGCAATGTTCCTTGAAGCCAAGGGGTTATGGTCAGAGGCCGAAGAGGCTTACACGAGTCTGTTAGAAGATAATCAATTCGATCAG GTAGTACACAAGAGGAGGGTGGCAATCGCGAAGGCGCAAGGCAATCTTTCTGGGGCAACTGAGTTGCTCAACAAGTATCTTGAAAT ATTCATGGCAGATCATGAGGCATGGAGGGAACTAGCTGAAATATATGTCTCTCTACAAAT GTATAAGCAAGCTGCCTTCTGCTATGAGGAAGTTATCTTAGCTCAGCCAACAGTTCCATTGTATCACCTTGCATATGCTGAT GTGCTTTATACAATTGGCGGACTTGAAAATCTTCAAGCAGCGAAGAAATATTATGCAGCTACGATAGATTTAACTGGTGGCAAGAACATTCGAGCTCTTTTTGGCATATGCCTG TGTGCTTCTGCCGTTGGGCAGCTGGCAAAAGGGCGTAACAAGGAGGATAAAGAGAGCTTGGAACTGCAAGCTCTCTCAGCTGTTGCCTTGGAGAAAGATTACAAACAGAAATCGCCTACCAAACTTACGCTTGTGAGTTCCTGTTTGAGAAGTTTGAAAGTGCCATTATGA